The following are from one region of the Serinus canaria isolate serCan28SL12 chromosome 8, serCan2020, whole genome shotgun sequence genome:
- the ZNF648 gene encoding zinc finger protein 648, whose product MDVSENNICDTGGEHSNYPRKATKQVGHSCRPQKEVDMNYSCSPPGNSAGPAGKQELPADLRCGDKETCDTYCQKQGENPAGEFPPSSTSFHLQREDEDLGHHSSEHTRKPRMITKLREDNGSAALGDALSEELEPIPEEALPYRCKKCGSSFRGVSELQEHRRAHLLENSYRCPICTKGFSRAANLRMHKLIHSSERPHKCPECDKGFIRTADVWRHLRNVHKIERSMVILANSTARNPWSVVHHSQQHNAECPDQACPANPKSQEDDFKPYACPTCGKGFDKPNLLSKHKVIHREDKPYKCQECGMAFVQLLRLKRHQQTHSGARPFYCEECGGTFTRLASLQRHHRIHTGEKPYSCNFCGHSFTESGTLRRHERTHKLDKP is encoded by the coding sequence ATGGATGTGAGTGAGAATAACATTTGTGACACAGGGGGGGAGCATTCAAATTATCCCAGAAAGGCCACAAAGCAGGTGGGCCACAGCTGTAGGCCACAGAAGGAGGTGGACATGAATTACtcctgcagtcctcctggaaaCTCTGCTGGACCTGCAGGAAAGCAAGAGCTTCCTGCAGACCTGCGGTGTGGAGACAAAGAAACCTGTGACACCTACTGCCAGAAACAGGGTGAGAACCCAGCTGGGGAGTTTCctccctccagcaccagctTCCACCTGCAGAGAGAAGATGAGGATTTAGGTCACCATTCCTCTGAGCACACCAGGAAACCACGGATGATAACTAAACTCCGTGAGGACAACGGAAGCGCTGCTCTCGGAGATGCGCTTagtgaggagctggagcccaTCCCCGAAGAAGCTCTGCCCTATCGATGCAAGAAGTGTGGCTCCTCCTTCCGTGGCGTGAGcgagctgcaggagcacaggcgAGCTCACCTGCTGGAGAACTCCTACCGCTGTCCCATCTGCACCAAAGGCTTCTCCCGCGCCGCCAACCTGCGCATGCACAAGCTCATCCACTCCAGCGAGCGGCCGCACAAGTGCCCCGAGTGTGACAAGGGCTTCATCCGCACGGCCGATGTCTGGAGGCACCTGCGCAACGTGCACAAGATCGAGCGCTCCATGGTGATCCTGGCCAACAGCACGGCCAGGAACCCCTGGTCCGTGGTgcaccacagccagcagcacaatGCTGAGTGCCCGGATCAGGCTTGTCCAGCAAACCCAAAATCTCAGGAGGACGACTTCAAACCTTATGCCTGCCCAACGTGCGGTAAAGGTTTCGATAAGCCCAACCTGCTGTCCAAGCACAAGGTGATCCACCGGGAGGACAAGCCCTACAAGTGTCAGGAGTGTGGCATGGCGTTtgtgcagctgctcaggctcAAGAGACACCAGCAGACTCACTCTGGGGCACGGCCCTTCTACTGCGAGGAGTGTGGAGGGACCTTCACCCGGCTGGCATCACTGCAGCGCCATCACCGCATCCACACCGGAGAGAAGCCCTACTCCTGTAATTTCTGTGGGCATTCCTTCACTGAGTCAGGGACCCTACGGAGGCACGAGCGCACACACAAGTTGGACAAACCTTAA